The following coding sequences are from one SAR202 cluster bacterium window:
- a CDS encoding aminoglycoside phosphotransferase family protein yields the protein MTYPIDILPAIQSALDNHLPHLRVASASFLAEGLDGHVFRAASTQLGDVAIKVPKRRRVSNDLEDKIDAFDQLLQEGTVSRLFENSDVPVHRVFGAYLDEETDFGFIVSEYIEHDGSPPAWVEVGEIVRAIHEIRPPRGRRVAQTEPTLELTLAHLLDMRFRAVERIFGVRLAMPPKAEMTDMLRWPGRERLLHMDIRPANILTLNGVIQAVVDWSNALMGDPALELTRIDECGYLTHDFLSGYGAPGDWPDRMPRSVEILYRLYTATLLAVVFHDVKGAGDEHRAFARVIALCAAFKT from the coding sequence ATGACTTATCCCATCGACATCCTCCCCGCCATCCAATCCGCCCTGGACAACCACCTCCCACACCTGCGCGTCGCAAGCGCCAGCTTCCTCGCAGAGGGTTTGGATGGTCACGTCTTCCGCGCCGCCTCCACCCAGCTCGGCGACGTCGCAATCAAGGTCCCCAAGCGTCGCCGGGTCAGTAACGACCTTGAGGACAAGATCGACGCCTTCGACCAGCTCCTGCAGGAGGGTACCGTCTCCCGCCTGTTCGAGAACTCGGATGTCCCCGTCCACCGGGTCTTCGGCGCGTACCTGGACGAGGAGACGGACTTCGGATTCATCGTGTCGGAGTACATTGAGCACGACGGTTCGCCGCCGGCCTGGGTCGAGGTCGGCGAGATCGTTCGAGCGATACACGAGATACGGCCGCCGCGCGGCAGGCGAGTCGCTCAGACTGAGCCCACCCTTGAACTTACACTTGCCCACCTGCTCGACATGCGCTTCCGCGCCGTCGAGCGCATATTCGGCGTCCGCCTCGCCATGCCCCCAAAGGCCGAAATGACCGACATGCTCCGCTGGCCGGGCCGGGAGCGCCTCCTCCACATGGACATCCGCCCCGCCAACATCCTCACCCTCAACGGCGTCATACAGGCCGTCGTAGACTGGTCCAACGCCCTTATGGGCGACCCCGCCCTGGAGCTCACCCGCATCGACGAGTGCGGCTACCTCACCCACGACTTCCTGTCCGGCTACGGCGCCCCTGGCGACTGGCCGGACCGCATGCCCCGGAGCGTCGAAATCCTCTACCGGCTTTACACCGCCACTCTCCTCGCCGTCGTCTTCCACGACGTCAAAGGCGCGGGCGACGAACACCGCGCTTTTGCCCGCGTCATTGCCCTATGCGCCGCGTTCAAGACGTGA
- a CDS encoding amidohydrolase, with protein sequence MASMREYIDSHVHVWTADTGRYPFIKGMDPATAVPRDFPPETLLRWARPSRVGRILIVGTNKYGTDNRYLFDTIERFPAVFRGAPILDHAAPDVAAQIKEALHRGAAGFRIVPQKDYAKGWDNPSAFAAMFTAAADTGQAVCLLISPQGLDDTAAMCARYPDTTVVIDHMARVGADGPVTDADTEALCRLAKYPNVFVKVSAFYALGAKSKPHDDLKPLIKSLVDAFGTSRLMWGSDAPHQLVHETYEDSIALVRDRLDFLSEAQRREVLCGTAERVFFWR encoded by the coding sequence GATGCGTGAGTACATCGATTCCCACGTGCACGTGTGGACGGCGGACACGGGCCGCTACCCCTTCATCAAGGGTATGGACCCGGCTACAGCCGTGCCGCGAGACTTCCCGCCGGAGACGCTTCTGCGGTGGGCGAGGCCTTCCCGCGTAGGCCGCATCCTGATCGTCGGGACGAACAAGTACGGGACGGACAACCGGTACCTGTTCGACACTATCGAGCGATTCCCTGCGGTCTTCCGCGGCGCGCCGATACTGGACCACGCGGCGCCGGACGTCGCCGCGCAGATAAAGGAGGCGCTGCACAGAGGCGCCGCGGGGTTCCGGATAGTGCCGCAGAAGGACTACGCAAAGGGCTGGGACAACCCATCCGCATTCGCCGCCATGTTTACCGCGGCGGCGGACACCGGCCAGGCCGTCTGCCTCCTGATATCCCCGCAAGGGCTGGATGACACCGCCGCCATGTGCGCCCGCTACCCGGACACAACGGTCGTAATCGACCACATGGCGCGCGTCGGCGCGGACGGACCCGTCACGGACGCCGATACCGAGGCGTTGTGCCGCCTGGCCAAGTACCCGAATGTCTTTGTGAAGGTCTCCGCCTTCTACGCCCTCGGTGCGAAGTCGAAACCACACGACGACCTCAAGCCCCTCATCAAGAGCCTCGTGGACGCCTTCGGCACATCGCGCCTCATGTGGGGTAGCGACGCCCCTCACCAGCTGGTCCACGAGACCTACGAGGACTCGATCGCGCTCGTTCGAGACAGGCTGGACTTTCTATCCGAAGCGCAGCGGAGGGAGGTCCTCTGCGGCACAGCCGAACGCGTCTTCTTCTGGCGGTGA